The nucleotide window TTTAGTCTCAGCCAGGGGGGTAACTATTGGCTCCAAGACAAGCCATGATCAGGCAACAACAGCCTCTGACGGAATTTCGTTAATTGATCGAAATAGCTGGGAACAAAGGAAGAAAATTGTCAAGAATGGAGGTAGCCAGGAGCCCGAGGTATATATTTGAGTGCTGCGGCAATTGCTCCTTGAAAAGAAGACCATTCAACTTATACCAGAGCCATATATCAATCGCAATTCAAAAAACAGTCACCCACAATGTGTGAAGAAAACCTCGTCCAGGTAGTATCGACGTGACCATACAACATGCCAAGCTAACCTCAATCAAGGAAGCACTCGGCCAAATTTGCTGGCTCGAGGTTCCAGTGCGTGATGTTCCTCGGGCCAAAGCCTTCTACATGGAACTCTTTGGCTGGGAGTTTGTACCAGAGCCTCAGAAGGCCGTCGGCGACTGCGTCAAGAGTATgcacttcttcaacaagggTAAGACCCTCCACGGGGCATTTCTGGAACATGACGAGGAATATcatgtcatcaacaacaatccCGACAAACCAGGTGCTCTGCCCGTCCTGCCAACTCTATGCGTACTGGATTGCGAAGAGACCCTGGCCAAGGCAAATGCGATTGGTGGTAAGACTGCCGTGTAAGTGCGCCCGCTCCATCACGAGGTGGAAAGCTTGAAGCGAGTTGAGCATCCATATTAACCGTCGCCAAGTCCAAAGACGGCCATTGGAGGAGGGATGGGGTATTTTGCTCGGGTGATTGATACCGAAGGTAACATGATCGGTCTCT belongs to Fusarium oxysporum Fo47 chromosome V, complete sequence and includes:
- a CDS encoding Glyoxalase/Bleomycin resistance protein/Dihydroxybiphenyl dioxygenase, which codes for MCEENLVQEALGQICWLEVPVRDVPRAKAFYMELFGWEFVPEPQKAVGDCVKSMHFFNKGKTLHGAFLEHDEEYHVINNNPDKPGALPVLPTLCVLDCEETLAKANAIGGKTAVPKTAIGGGMGYFARVIDTEGNMIGLWSQK